The following proteins are encoded in a genomic region of Mahella australiensis 50-1 BON:
- a CDS encoding response regulator transcription factor produces MIKVIIADDEENVCQLIQNLIDWNSLGMEIIGIAHNGIETLDMIRTLSPDLVITDIRMPGYDGLEMIRRAKDIKEELNFIIISGYGHFEYAQNAIKYGVGDYLLKPIKQEDLLSALEKIKAKYARNLKQLSEEERMRKQIENDADKLRADLFSKCLLKKGATTEDLTIDSANDYYHYSFQSGIFQVIGVKIDCGYDDQYNSAIPILEEKISRIIDNLLRTQCFEIGTYMDDSTVYCILNYDIERKKFIRAQIKGILDELIQQKAAFEQFEFTIAVGEAYDDINGLKDSFNSAVYAIGQRLLLGTGRVIEGEVMNQSLQLQARLMAELNKSMGPAIEVLNSDAVLSSLKNFYNNISAEKHLSGLDIISLAEQACEMYLTHLRNNQIAIHHGDEFLEKFHIHAWRCKTVDEIFAYLCMMIGESIKLIAQQKEQEETRPIRLAKQYIQENYMKPISLEDISNIVGFSPTYFSTLFKKISGTNFVDYLTETRVNKAKELLRETNLSIAEICEQVGYSDLKHFTKSFRKNTGLKPSEYRKLYS; encoded by the coding sequence ATGATTAAAGTTATTATCGCAGATGATGAAGAAAATGTATGCCAGTTAATCCAAAACCTAATCGATTGGAATTCGTTGGGCATGGAGATAATAGGCATTGCGCATAACGGTATAGAAACATTGGATATGATCCGAACGCTTTCTCCGGACCTGGTGATCACTGATATACGTATGCCGGGATATGATGGCCTAGAAATGATACGTCGCGCAAAAGATATAAAAGAAGAATTAAACTTTATCATAATCAGCGGTTATGGGCATTTTGAATATGCACAGAATGCCATTAAGTATGGCGTTGGTGATTATTTGCTCAAACCTATAAAGCAAGAGGATCTTTTGTCTGCATTGGAAAAAATAAAGGCCAAGTATGCTCGCAATTTAAAACAACTTAGTGAAGAAGAGCGTATGAGAAAACAGATAGAAAATGACGCGGATAAACTGCGAGCGGATCTTTTTAGCAAGTGTTTACTAAAAAAAGGTGCTACGACAGAAGACTTGACAATCGATTCAGCCAATGACTATTATCATTATTCGTTTCAATCGGGTATATTTCAAGTCATAGGGGTAAAAATCGATTGCGGGTATGATGATCAATATAACAGTGCTATTCCGATCTTAGAAGAGAAAATATCCCGGATTATAGATAATCTTTTAAGGACGCAATGCTTTGAAATTGGCACTTATATGGATGACAGCACAGTCTATTGCATATTAAACTACGATATTGAAAGGAAAAAATTCATACGTGCTCAGATAAAAGGGATACTGGACGAACTGATACAACAAAAGGCGGCATTTGAGCAATTTGAATTCACTATAGCCGTGGGAGAGGCGTATGATGACATAAACGGCCTGAAGGATAGTTTCAATTCTGCGGTATATGCCATTGGCCAGCGCCTGCTGCTGGGTACGGGCCGCGTAATCGAGGGCGAAGTTATGAATCAGTCTCTCCAGTTACAGGCGCGTTTAATGGCGGAATTAAATAAGTCGATGGGGCCGGCTATAGAAGTCCTGAATTCCGATGCTGTCTTGAGCAGTTTAAAGAATTTTTATAATAATATATCTGCGGAAAAACATTTGAGCGGATTGGATATTATATCTCTTGCAGAACAAGCGTGTGAGATGTATCTTACGCATCTACGCAACAATCAGATTGCTATTCATCATGGTGATGAATTTTTGGAAAAATTTCATATTCATGCCTGGCGTTGCAAAACGGTTGATGAGATATTCGCTTATCTCTGTATGATGATAGGCGAATCCATTAAATTAATCGCACAACAAAAGGAACAAGAAGAAACCAGGCCTATAAGGCTGGCGAAGCAGTATATACAAGAGAACTATATGAAGCCTATATCGCTAGAAGATATAAGCAACATAGTCGGTTTCAGCCCCACTTATTTCAGTACGTTATTTAAAAAAATAAGCGGTACAAATTTTGTGGATTATCTTACGGAAACGCGTGTAAATAAGGCCAAAGAACTTCTTCGGGAGACCAATTTAAGTATTGCTGAGATATGCGAGCAGGTGGGATATAGTGATTTGAAGCATTTTACGAAAAGTTTTCGTAAAAATACAGGTCTTAAACCGAGCGAATATCGAAAGCTATATTCTTAA
- a CDS encoding ATP-binding cassette domain-containing protein produces MKNEVLRMEHVTVVQSEMTLLNDFNLHIFQSEIMGLVCINTNGQDAMLQLLGQNVPIQYGRVYFNEKLVNSYQHSPMTMNKTAVIEQKSKLIENLTVADNVYVMRLGFKKYIINSKVLEEQLRRYTQDAGIDLDGSRLVSSLTPYEKCVTELLRAVVMGAKLIAIREISNVLSTTDLLKFHSLLKYYCGQGFSFVYICSHHEEAFKVCDRMAIMRDGKILRVLDRDQFNNENIAPYYIGEFAKVKREGLSVTGDKGILTFEAVCTEHMRLLTFTIVKGESTVLLDMDNAVIQDIIGLMNGQLHQYSGEIYLRNKLYTQKLAKHSLKYGVAFIQENPVSTMLFPDMSYLANLCFLVDKKRNPIRLSRRVINSIAQEYEPVIGSDIYETDIMKLKLQSLYDLVYYRIHLCKADIVFCVQPFANADMYLRRHIIELINQLKKQGSTVVILATNIADSLAVADKLIIVSKGTFQAEYPREDFYLFNSESIIL; encoded by the coding sequence ATGAAAAATGAAGTATTGAGGATGGAGCATGTTACCGTCGTACAGAGCGAGATGACATTGCTCAACGATTTCAATCTTCATATCTTTCAATCCGAGATAATGGGGCTTGTATGTATAAATACCAACGGTCAGGACGCCATGCTTCAACTGCTCGGCCAGAATGTGCCTATACAGTACGGGCGTGTCTATTTTAATGAAAAACTCGTAAACAGTTATCAGCATAGCCCGATGACCATGAATAAAACCGCTGTAATCGAACAAAAAAGCAAACTGATCGAAAACCTTACCGTTGCTGATAATGTATATGTGATGCGTTTGGGATTTAAAAAATACATTATTAATTCCAAAGTGTTGGAGGAGCAATTGCGGCGTTATACACAAGATGCCGGCATTGATCTGGATGGGAGCAGATTGGTATCAAGCCTTACTCCATATGAAAAATGCGTTACCGAACTTTTGCGTGCCGTAGTGATGGGAGCTAAATTGATAGCTATACGCGAAATAAGCAACGTATTGAGTACCACGGATTTATTAAAATTCCATAGCCTGTTAAAATATTATTGCGGTCAAGGTTTTTCTTTTGTCTATATCTGCAGCCATCATGAGGAAGCATTTAAAGTATGCGATCGCATGGCAATTATGAGAGATGGCAAAATATTGAGGGTATTGGACAGAGATCAATTTAACAATGAAAATATAGCTCCATATTACATTGGAGAATTTGCTAAAGTGAAACGAGAAGGATTGAGTGTGACTGGTGATAAGGGAATTTTAACATTTGAAGCTGTGTGTACGGAACATATGCGGTTACTTACTTTTACTATTGTAAAAGGAGAAAGTACAGTTTTACTGGATATGGATAATGCCGTTATACAGGATATTATTGGACTGATGAATGGTCAGCTACATCAGTATAGCGGCGAGATTTACTTAAGGAATAAACTATACACTCAGAAGTTGGCAAAACATTCGCTTAAATACGGCGTAGCATTTATTCAGGAAAATCCTGTATCGACAATGCTCTTTCCAGATATGAGTTATCTGGCTAATCTGTGCTTTCTAGTAGATAAAAAACGTAACCCCATTCGATTGAGTAGAAGGGTTATCAACAGCATTGCGCAGGAATATGAACCCGTAATAGGAAGTGACATTTATGAAACAGATATTATGAAGCTGAAATTGCAGTCGCTTTATGATCTGGTCTATTATAGGATTCACCTTTGTAAAGCCGACATCGTATTTTGTGTGCAGCCTTTTGCAAATGCTGATATGTATTTGCGTCGGCATATAATAGAACTGATAAATCAACTTAAAAAACAAGGAAGCACTGTTGTGATATTGGCAACTAATATAGCGGATTCCCTAGCCGTAGCCGATAAACTTATTATTGTGTCAAAAGGTACATTTCAGGCAGAATACCCCAGAGAGGATTTTTATCTTTTCAATTCTGAGAGCATAATTCTATAG
- a CDS encoding ABC transporter substrate-binding protein, translating into MKKKVLAVLLCTVLLVSVLAGCSSQNNSETAGEGKTNGSTDNATGQNEGEKYKIILITMDSTDQHWVAVDKGAKKAVEELGNIDYKWMAPDKKDDAQQIERINNAIADGADAIVIAATGPDAVTAALEEAKTNGIKIVYVDSPANTEAYATFATDNQAAGRTAGEQMIKALEAAGKKDGKVGIVNVNSATTSTVLREKGFREALEGKGYTLLPTQYGEGDAMKSQDIADNYITDGVVGIFGTNEGSTVGVGNAIKAYGQKDIVGVGFDKSDAILSLVKEGWLYCTIVQNPETMGYEGIKAAVKAIKGEKIDNPNVDTGVSVVSQDNVDSIQ; encoded by the coding sequence ATGAAAAAGAAAGTTTTAGCAGTTTTATTATGCACAGTTTTGTTGGTGAGTGTTTTGGCTGGATGCAGCAGCCAGAATAATTCCGAAACGGCTGGCGAAGGGAAGACCAATGGTTCTACTGACAATGCGACGGGGCAAAATGAAGGTGAAAAATATAAGATTATCCTTATCACTATGGATAGCACAGATCAGCATTGGGTTGCGGTAGATAAAGGCGCTAAGAAGGCAGTTGAGGAACTTGGAAATATCGATTATAAATGGATGGCCCCCGATAAAAAAGACGATGCTCAGCAAATAGAGCGGATTAATAATGCGATTGCCGATGGGGCTGATGCCATAGTAATAGCTGCGACTGGGCCAGATGCTGTTACGGCGGCTCTGGAAGAAGCGAAGACGAATGGTATAAAGATTGTTTATGTAGACTCTCCGGCCAATACCGAGGCATATGCGACTTTTGCGACGGATAATCAGGCTGCTGGCAGAACAGCCGGTGAACAAATGATCAAAGCTCTGGAGGCAGCCGGTAAAAAAGACGGTAAAGTAGGTATTGTGAACGTAAATTCCGCGACGACTTCTACAGTCTTGCGCGAAAAAGGTTTCCGCGAGGCATTGGAAGGGAAAGGCTATACATTGCTTCCCACCCAATACGGTGAAGGCGATGCCATGAAAAGCCAGGATATAGCAGATAATTATATTACCGACGGAGTAGTTGGTATTTTTGGTACCAATGAAGGTTCTACTGTCGGAGTTGGCAATGCCATAAAAGCATATGGGCAAAAAGATATAGTGGGTGTCGGCTTCGATAAGTCTGATGCGATACTTTCATTGGTGAAGGAAGGTTGGCTGTATTGTACTATAGTGCAAAATCCCGAGACTATGGGATATGAAGGCATAAAGGCCGCAGTAAAAGCCATTAAAGGCGAAAAAATCGATAATCCGAATGTCGATACGGGCGTGTCTGTTGTCAGCCAAGACAACGTTGACAGTATTCAATAG
- a CDS encoding flagellar protein FliT, producing the protein MSYLEQRKALMLKIKDIASMQRLAVQEADIPKLRQLIDERQRCMDAIDALSDNSFDTELADTIEQVQDIDKETHSILEHMMHDVDDKLGSIKNTRTGLIRYNAGVSQIPPAFVDKKM; encoded by the coding sequence ATGTCTTATTTAGAGCAAAGGAAAGCGCTTATGCTCAAGATAAAGGATATAGCGTCCATGCAGCGTTTAGCTGTACAAGAGGCTGATATACCAAAGCTTCGGCAGCTTATAGATGAGAGGCAACGCTGTATGGATGCCATAGATGCTTTAAGCGATAATAGTTTTGATACAGAATTAGCCGATACAATTGAGCAAGTACAAGATATAGACAAAGAAACTCATTCAATATTAGAGCATATGATGCATGACGTGGACGATAAGCTCGGCAGTATAAAAAATACAAGAACCGGCTTAATAAGATATAATGCCGGGGTATCGCAGATACCCCCGGCATTTGTGGACAAGAAGATGTGA
- the fliD gene encoding flagellar filament capping protein FliD yields the protein MYMNPINTFRVSGLASGIDTESIVKQLMTVERLPLDRLKQNRQIIEWTQAAYRDMNSALLAFRNQVSNMRLQGNFLANKVMSSNESVATATASGSATGSVYDINIDQLAASAKAISTDGISNLKSVLTGQGITASVTIDSSSNSFHLKVGSNTAVITLAEGAYNTAGGLAAAIQAAINAKASELGIAEDAIKVYATPDNKLRFVSDSSIKFELTPTDTNNALSKLGFDVPAGSSIKSTVQGVDINTPINQMIREGRLVGVSAPYADNLDFSITTYNQEGTAISQTFTIDPNTQSLQDVISAIQNSGLGLTGFYDAASDKIAFTSKYTGNNNAAGADIEFGGDDADFLNNVMKFGIVNETKRGVTDGQDASFTINGLTTSRKSNTFALNGVTFTLKSAGAATISVQQDTDAIVNKIKDFVTQYNDIMDKVNSALTEKRYRNYLPLTDEQKDAMSDKEIEKWEEKAKSGLLNGDSILYKSFYDMRNAISRPVEGVNGSLNSMSKLGITSGLWYENGRLYIDEAKLRDAVSNDPSGVMELFTKTSTATDKTQAFNESGIAQRLYNIVNNTIKAITDKAGQSNSLFKVDNSVLGLQMKDMDNRISDMEQRLTDIENRYYRQFTAMEQALNQMNAQSAWLVQQLAASQR from the coding sequence ATGTATATGAATCCTATAAATACATTTAGGGTAAGCGGCCTGGCATCTGGCATAGACACAGAAAGCATAGTGAAGCAGCTCATGACGGTCGAGCGCCTGCCTTTGGACCGCTTAAAACAAAACCGACAGATAATAGAATGGACGCAGGCGGCGTATCGAGATATGAACAGCGCATTATTGGCCTTTCGCAATCAGGTGTCCAACATGCGCCTGCAGGGCAACTTTCTAGCAAATAAAGTTATGTCGTCAAACGAATCGGTGGCAACGGCTACGGCAAGCGGATCGGCCACCGGGTCGGTGTATGATATAAATATCGATCAATTGGCGGCGTCGGCCAAGGCTATAAGCACCGACGGCATATCCAACCTAAAGAGCGTGCTGACAGGTCAGGGCATAACCGCTTCTGTAACCATAGATTCATCGTCTAATTCATTCCATCTCAAGGTCGGCTCCAATACTGCTGTTATAACGCTTGCAGAAGGCGCTTATAACACCGCAGGCGGCCTTGCAGCGGCCATACAGGCAGCCATAAATGCAAAGGCATCGGAACTCGGCATAGCGGAAGATGCTATAAAAGTATATGCGACACCCGATAACAAACTTCGATTTGTATCCGATTCATCCATCAAATTTGAGCTTACGCCGACCGATACAAATAACGCTTTGAGCAAGCTCGGCTTCGACGTGCCCGCCGGCAGCTCGATCAAGTCTACTGTCCAAGGCGTGGATATAAACACCCCTATAAATCAGATGATAAGGGAAGGTCGACTGGTAGGCGTATCAGCCCCATACGCAGACAATCTCGACTTCTCCATAACCACATACAATCAGGAGGGTACGGCTATAAGCCAGACCTTTACCATAGACCCTAATACGCAGAGCCTGCAGGACGTCATATCGGCCATACAAAATTCCGGCTTAGGCCTAACCGGGTTTTATGATGCGGCCAGCGATAAAATAGCCTTCACATCAAAATATACCGGAAACAATAATGCTGCTGGCGCAGATATAGAATTCGGCGGTGACGATGCAGATTTTCTTAACAATGTCATGAAGTTTGGCATAGTAAATGAAACCAAACGTGGCGTGACCGATGGCCAAGACGCCTCGTTCACCATAAACGGCCTGACTACGTCGCGCAAAAGCAATACATTCGCCTTAAACGGCGTCACCTTCACGCTCAAGAGTGCTGGAGCAGCCACCATATCGGTGCAGCAGGATACCGATGCCATAGTGAATAAGATAAAGGATTTCGTAACGCAATACAACGATATAATGGATAAGGTCAATTCGGCGCTGACTGAAAAGCGCTACAGGAATTATCTCCCGCTCACCGATGAGCAAAAGGATGCCATGAGCGATAAGGAAATAGAAAAATGGGAGGAAAAAGCCAAAAGCGGCTTACTAAACGGCGACAGCATACTATATAAGTCATTCTACGATATGCGAAACGCCATATCCCGTCCCGTAGAGGGCGTAAACGGTTCACTTAATTCTATGTCAAAACTAGGCATAACATCTGGTCTATGGTATGAGAATGGCCGCCTTTATATAGATGAAGCCAAGCTGCGTGATGCCGTATCCAACGATCCTAGCGGCGTTATGGAGCTTTTTACCAAGACGTCCACCGCCACTGATAAAACGCAGGCCTTCAACGAATCCGGCATAGCCCAGCGTTTATACAATATAGTAAACAACACTATAAAAGCTATCACTGATAAAGCCGGTCAAAGCAACAGTTTATTCAAAGTGGACAACAGCGTATTGGGTTTGCAGATGAAGGATATGGATAACCGCATAAGCGATATGGAACAGCGCCTAACAGATATTGAGAACCGCTATTACAGACAATTTACGGCTATGGAGCAGGCATTGAATCAAATGAATGCCCAGAGCGCATGGCTGGTTCAACAATTAGCTGCATCTCAACGATAA
- a CDS encoding sensor histidine kinase, translating to MKFKHIKYLSTRIFWLTGALFAFILFLLIFVSVLAVQGCIGIVYVLIGYASMVLLLLVYYKWIYKPYRENAKVLQLFAAGYTIDALFDRHITLSPEMDKVIEKVQEIMETYEILNATKKQAHYLALQNQINPHFLYNTLEGIRGETLSAGLDNVAKMTEALATFFRYTISNVENLVTLEDELKNVDNYYIIQQYRFGERLSLSVEYDAQDEVEIMSCRVPKLILQPIVENAIYHGIERKIGEGKVRIKIECTAKRLIITVSDNGVGMTEEKLQEISDRLKGMPLDYIKPENEKHGGIAITNVNSRIKLLFGEEYGICIYSTLNAGTDVEITLPKITERNQVLYEK from the coding sequence ATGAAGTTTAAACATATAAAGTATTTATCAACCAGAATTTTTTGGTTGACTGGTGCACTATTTGCTTTTATATTATTTTTGCTGATTTTTGTAAGTGTACTTGCTGTGCAGGGGTGTATCGGCATTGTTTATGTGTTGATAGGTTATGCATCAATGGTGCTGCTTCTCTTGGTATATTACAAATGGATTTATAAGCCATACAGAGAAAATGCAAAGGTTTTGCAGCTATTTGCAGCCGGTTATACTATCGATGCCCTATTTGACCGGCATATAACGTTGAGTCCAGAAATGGATAAAGTTATAGAAAAAGTTCAGGAGATTATGGAAACCTATGAGATTCTCAACGCGACCAAAAAGCAAGCCCATTATCTTGCACTACAAAATCAGATCAATCCGCACTTTTTATATAACACATTGGAAGGAATACGTGGGGAAACCTTGAGCGCGGGGCTGGATAACGTCGCAAAAATGACGGAGGCACTGGCTACTTTTTTCCGTTATACCATCTCTAATGTTGAAAACCTGGTTACATTAGAGGACGAATTGAAAAATGTCGACAACTATTACATTATTCAGCAGTACCGCTTTGGAGAACGGCTCAGCCTGAGCGTGGAATATGATGCGCAGGATGAGGTGGAGATTATGTCATGCAGGGTTCCTAAACTGATACTTCAACCTATTGTGGAAAATGCAATTTATCATGGCATTGAGCGAAAAATAGGGGAAGGCAAAGTGCGCATTAAAATAGAGTGCACAGCCAAACGCTTGATTATCACCGTATCCGATAACGGTGTCGGCATGACCGAAGAGAAACTTCAAGAAATCAGTGATAGACTAAAGGGCATGCCGTTGGACTATATAAAACCGGAGAATGAAAAACACGGCGGAATAGCTATAACCAATGTAAACAGCCGGATTAAACTGTTATTTGGGGAGGAATACGGTATATGTATATACAGCACGCTGAACGCCGGAACAGATGTGGAGATCACCCTTCCAAAAATCACTGAAAGGAATCAGGTGCTATATGAAAAATGA
- a CDS encoding ABC transporter permease: MENSKKMNLWERLISIRGMGQVLTGTIGLIALCLLFSFLNPSFYSARNIGNLLRQIAPILIIGIGQGYVLITGNIDLSIGSVVGMSTMISATLMTRGVDPWTAVLVTLISCLGVGILNGALVAKCKLPPFIATLGTMTVARGIAQIVNNNYNTDAIGKAAQGFRDFFYYGSVAGVYNTIWIALAIFLVFNFILSRTRTGRYIYAVGSNIEAAKLSGVNTDMTVIITYVISSFCAAVVGLITCATAGMGTMDAGTMYEMYAVAAAVIGGISTLGGQGILLGTVVGAAIWGVLQNGLQFAGAPVAIRNIVIGTIVVVSVLLDVVIRTGRPRKKALEDKTIPIQKAS; the protein is encoded by the coding sequence ATGGAAAACTCGAAAAAAATGAATTTATGGGAAAGATTAATTTCCATTCGCGGGATGGGGCAGGTTTTAACTGGCACTATTGGTTTGATAGCGTTATGCTTACTGTTTAGCTTTTTAAATCCATCGTTCTATTCTGCTAGAAATATCGGAAATTTACTTCGCCAAATCGCTCCGATACTTATTATCGGTATTGGGCAGGGTTATGTGCTTATTACGGGAAATATTGATCTGTCTATAGGGTCGGTTGTAGGCATGAGCACTATGATATCTGCGACCTTAATGACAAGGGGTGTTGACCCGTGGACAGCTGTATTAGTTACGCTCATAAGCTGTCTTGGAGTTGGTATACTCAATGGTGCATTGGTTGCAAAATGTAAACTGCCGCCATTTATCGCTACGTTAGGCACTATGACGGTTGCTCGCGGTATAGCCCAGATAGTTAATAACAACTATAATACCGATGCCATAGGAAAAGCGGCGCAAGGCTTTCGCGACTTTTTTTATTATGGCAGTGTGGCAGGAGTATATAACACGATTTGGATAGCTTTGGCCATATTTCTGGTATTTAACTTCATTTTAAGCAGGACGCGCACCGGCCGGTATATTTATGCCGTAGGAAGCAATATTGAGGCAGCCAAGCTGTCCGGTGTAAATACAGACATGACGGTGATTATTACCTATGTCATAAGCTCATTTTGCGCCGCCGTAGTTGGCCTTATAACATGTGCTACGGCGGGTATGGGAACCATGGACGCCGGTACCATGTACGAAATGTACGCGGTAGCCGCGGCTGTTATCGGTGGTATATCCACGCTGGGCGGTCAAGGTATTTTGCTGGGAACTGTCGTTGGTGCTGCTATATGGGGAGTGCTTCAAAACGGCCTCCAGTTTGCAGGGGCACCGGTGGCCATACGCAATATTGTTATAGGCACGATTGTCGTCGTATCTGTTTTACTCGATGTGGTCATTCGCACTGGTAGGCCAAGAAAAAAAGCGCTCGAGGATAAAACGATACCCATACAAAAGGCTAGTTAA
- a CDS encoding sugar ABC transporter ATP-binding protein, whose protein sequence is MDEYIVEMSHISKSFPGVQALKDVSFQLKPGEVLALLGENGAGKSTLMKVLSGVYTKDEGEIKVFGQIVEDITPKKAQELGIAIIHQELNLCPHLSVAENIFLGREKAHSWILKDSEMNDEARNILKRLNVNIDPEAIVGGLPVSQQQLVEIAKALSINAKVLIMDEPTSALTSEEIEDLFEIIRKLKKEGCGIVYISHRLEELQHIADRVIIMRDGRYIISMDFKDTTMSEIISYMVGREIKDRFPRIDCQRGKKIFEVQNLNAGRLVRNINLEIYEGEIVGIAGLMGAGRTETTRAIFGADPKESGRIFVDNKEVMVNSPRDAIRSGIVLVPEDRRRDGLCVKLSVRENIALPNLDILCTNFGVVNRRKEYEVAENTVRNLSIKLPSIEVDAASLSGGNQQKVVVGKWLARNSRIVIFDEPTRGIDVAAKVEIYNLMNELKRQGIGVLFVSSEMPEIMGISDRIIVMCDGRITGELYSSEATENLIMEYATKFESKLTQKQAV, encoded by the coding sequence ATGGATGAATATATCGTGGAGATGAGCCATATAAGCAAGAGCTTTCCAGGTGTACAGGCGCTGAAGGATGTTTCGTTCCAATTAAAGCCCGGAGAGGTATTGGCATTGTTGGGCGAAAATGGTGCGGGTAAAAGCACGCTCATGAAGGTGCTGAGCGGGGTGTATACCAAAGATGAAGGTGAGATCAAGGTATTCGGCCAGATCGTAGAAGATATAACACCTAAAAAAGCGCAGGAGCTCGGCATAGCTATAATCCATCAGGAACTGAACTTGTGTCCTCATCTATCTGTGGCGGAAAATATTTTTTTAGGTCGTGAAAAAGCGCATTCGTGGATACTAAAGGATAGTGAAATGAATGATGAGGCAAGGAATATTCTTAAACGACTAAATGTAAATATAGATCCTGAAGCGATTGTTGGGGGATTACCGGTTTCTCAGCAACAATTAGTAGAGATCGCTAAAGCGCTTTCTATTAATGCTAAAGTTTTGATAATGGACGAACCTACTTCCGCCCTTACTTCGGAGGAGATTGAGGATCTTTTCGAAATAATAAGAAAATTAAAAAAAGAAGGCTGCGGTATCGTATATATTTCACATCGTTTAGAGGAACTTCAACATATCGCAGACCGCGTTATCATTATGCGCGACGGCAGATATATTATTTCGATGGACTTTAAGGATACGACGATGTCCGAAATAATATCTTATATGGTGGGACGGGAAATCAAGGATAGGTTTCCTCGCATCGATTGCCAACGCGGTAAAAAGATTTTCGAAGTTCAGAATCTCAATGCAGGCAGATTAGTGCGCAATATCAATCTTGAGATATATGAAGGGGAAATTGTGGGCATAGCAGGATTGATGGGTGCAGGAAGAACTGAAACCACCAGGGCGATTTTTGGTGCTGATCCAAAGGAATCGGGACGAATTTTTGTGGACAACAAAGAAGTTATGGTGAATAGCCCGCGAGACGCCATCCGTTCGGGTATAGTGCTTGTGCCGGAAGATCGCAGAAGAGATGGTTTATGTGTTAAGCTTAGCGTTAGAGAGAATATAGCATTGCCTAATCTCGATATTCTTTGTACCAATTTTGGCGTTGTCAATCGCAGGAAAGAATACGAAGTGGCAGAGAATACTGTTAGGAATTTAAGCATCAAACTGCCGAGTATAGAAGTCGATGCCGCATCCCTTTCGGGCGGAAATCAACAAAAGGTTGTTGTAGGCAAATGGCTGGCACGTAATTCCAGAATAGTTATTTTTGACGAGCCTACTAGAGGCATAGACGTGGCGGCGAAAGTGGAAATTTATAACCTTATGAATGAATTGAAGCGACAAGGGATCGGCGTATTGTTTGTGTCATCGGAAATGCCGGAGATAATGGGTATAAGCGACAGGATAATAGTTATGTGTGATGGAAGGATTACCGGAGAACTATATTCCAGCGAAGCGACGGAGAACCTTATTATGGAGTATGCGACCAAGTTTGAGTCTAAGCTCACACAGAAGCAAGCGGTATAA
- the fliS gene encoding flagellar export chaperone FliS — MILNNPYHQYQQNSIMTASPGDLILMLYDGAIKFIKQAKVYIDEKDMQKANNAILKAEDIVAELMADLDPAYDISHDLYSLYEFINDCLVRANIKKDKVLLDQSLDLISDMRQTWAQVVKQYRQQEYAGI, encoded by the coding sequence ATGATTTTAAATAATCCTTATCATCAGTATCAACAAAACAGTATCATGACGGCCAGCCCCGGCGATCTGATACTGATGCTGTATGATGGTGCTATAAAGTTTATAAAGCAGGCTAAAGTATATATAGATGAGAAAGATATGCAAAAAGCCAACAATGCGATATTGAAGGCGGAAGACATCGTAGCCGAGCTTATGGCTGACCTCGATCCGGCCTACGATATATCGCATGATCTATACAGCCTGTATGAGTTTATAAACGACTGCCTCGTAAGAGCTAACATAAAAAAAGATAAGGTGCTTCTTGACCAAAGCCTTGATCTCATAAGCGATATGCGTCAAACGTGGGCTCAGGTCGTCAAACAGTATCGCCAGCAAGAATACGCGGGTATATGA